AAGGCGCAGTGACGGTGTGTCTCCCCCCATGCGAGAGATCATTTTCTACGAAACGGACTTTGGTGAAAAACCGGTCGAGGAATTTCTAACTGAGCTGGAACCTTCGGCGCGCGCGAAGGTCGTTCGCAGTCTGGAAATGCTACGAACGCTCTCCGTCGTCCCGGCCAAATTCTGGCAAAAATTGAGCGACCAAAAACTGTGGGAGATTCGTGCGGAATATGGTGGCAATATTTATCGAGTGCTGGCCTCCACCGCGAAGGGGAACAAAGTCATTTTGTTGCACGGCTTTCAAAAGAAATCGCAAAAGACCCCACGACAGGATATGGAAATTGCTCAGCAAAGGCAGAGACGGTATTTTCAACGCCACGGATATCTGTGAACGACGATCTCCAAAAATTCCATGAGCAGAATATGAGTGCCGATCCGCATTACGCGGCGGCCCGTCACCTTCTCGAGCTTGGAGAAGCAATTGCGCTTCTGCGTGAAGAAGCGCGACTCACCCGTGGTGAGCTGGGTAAGCGTTTGCGTGTCAAGGCCCGGGACATTGCGCTAGTCGAAGAAGAGACTCCGCGCGCGCCGGCTGGTCTGTTGGAGGCTGCCCTAAGTCTTCTCGTGCGGATTAGTTTGGCGAAGGCGAAGCAGCCTCCGGCCGTTGTGGAATCAATTCGCACGATTCGGCATTTCAGACCGACGCTCACGCCCGCCTGACACACCTCGTTGGCGCCGATTTTCTCACACCAGTTCCCGACAATCCGGTTTTGCAAAGCGGGTGAAGCGGCTACCTTCCGCGAGTGTTTACCAAGAGTTACATCAAACACGGGCGGCTGCTCATTCGGCATGCGGACAAATTGCTTCGCTATCGCAGGGACCTGCTGAGCGAAAGCACCAGTGCCGAAATGAAGGCGCAGATCGAGCGGGTCCGCCAGGCGCTGAAGAAGAAAAACGAGCTTTTGGTTAAGGAGGAATCCGAACGCCTGCACGCGCTTTACACCCAGCATCTCCCCACGCCGAAAGATGCCGCCTGGCGCGAAAACGTGGAGGTAATCCTGGTGGCGATCGTCGTTGCCATCGGCATCCGGTCCTATTTCCTGCAACCGTTCAAGATCCCGACCGGCTCGATGCAGCCGACGCTCAATGGCATCATCGGCCATCCCATGACGGAGCCGGCTCCGAACATTTTGCGCCAGGTGGCGGAGTTTTTTGTCCTCGGCCGCAACTACATCAACGTCGTTTCCGCCGAGGAGGATCGCATTGAGCAGATCACCCCCCAAAAGTTCGGCTTTTTCTTTACCTTCTCGCGCATCAAGTGTGAGCGGCAGAATTTCCTCGTTTACGCGCCGCCCGATACCTTGCGCCAGGATTTCAAATTGGCTCCGGGGAACCACTACAACAAGGGCGACGTCATCGCTCGCGGCGCGATCGATACCGGCGACCAGGTTTTTGTGGATAAATTCAGCTACAATTTCATGAAACCGCACCGGGGGAATGTGTTCGTTTTTCGAACCGACCAGATTTTTGGCATCCCAGCGGACCCGGAAACGGGCGAGCATTCGTTCTACATCAAGCGCCTAGCCGGTCTTCCTAACGATGCGCTCCGGATCGATCCGCCGCTTCTCTTTGTGAATGGGAAGGTGGCGGAAGGATTTGGCTTCGCGCGAGTGATGTCGGCCAAACCTCCATACCGCGGCTATGCGCCGGGCCGTGATTATGTGTCGGACCCCACGAAGACCTACACGGTGCCGGAACACCGCTATTTCGCCATGGGCGACAACAGCTACAATAGCTACGACAGCCGCTGGTGGGGGCCGGTTCCGGAGGAGAACCTGGTCGGGCGCGGACTGTTCGTTTATTGGCCTTTTAACTGGCACTGGGGATTTATCAGGTAGCGAGGAAGCGGAGTAATGGAGTGATGGAGTAGTGGAGTAATGGGGAATCCGAAAATGCATTTCTCCATTACTCCAGCACTCCACTACTCCATCGCTCCGTAACACGACATGGGGGCGCATATCCCTCGCGTTTATCCCTGGCTTGGGCTGCTTGCCGGTTACGGGATCGTGCTCTTTTTCAACCCGATCCGGCTCGCCCTTCGCGATGGTCTGCGCTGCATTCTGCGGTTCAAACGCGTCTGGGTCACCTTCGTCCTCCTCGGCTTCGCCTATTCGGTTTTCCAATTCGCCACCTTTACCCCCGTCCACGCTGCCGCCGAGCTGGACTTCAGTCAGGTCACGGCCCCGGGTGCCTGGGAATGGCCGGCCTTTGTCGAAGTCTGGCGCGAGGTGCCGCTGCCCGCCCTGGAAGGGGTCGCGGGGATTTTCGATAACGCGACGACGACCTATCCGCTCTCCATCCTGGCCGCGATTCTCCTGGTGGTGAACTGGCGTGGCTTGCACGGCGCGCTGGTTCGGGCCCTGAGAAAGCGATACGGATTTTGGGGCTACGTCATCTACCTGATCTTGCTGGTCAGCGCTTTCGCCGCGCTTTTAAAACCGATCGTTTTCTGGCGATTGCCCGTCTGGGGGCAGGCGGAACCCGCCGCCCACCTCCTCCAAATCTCCGCGACCGTGGATGCCGTGGCTTTCATTTTTGAATATCTCTTTGGCGTTTACATTCAGGTTTACCTCATCACGGTTTGCCTCGCCTGGATTAAGGGATTGAGCTTTGGCGAAATCGAATTGTTCGGGTTCGCCATGCGACGGTTCAGCTACGTCCTGGAATGGGCGGGGATCGTCGCCATTGTCGGCACGTTCATCGTTCGCATGCCGCTGCTGCTCGCCTATTTTTGGAATATTCCCGACGTCCTCGACTATTTGCCGGGTGAACGCTTCATCATGTGCGCGCTCATCATCGTTTTCTGTTCGATGCAGGTGTCGCTCGTTCTGCACAACGAGACGCTCAAGGCCGCGTTTGCCGCTCACAAGGAATTCATTCGCACGAACCTTTTCCGGGTCGCCTGGTTCCTGCTTATCGCGGCAATCCATTATTTTTTCCTCATCACGTGCGACGCCATTGTGCGCACGGCCATCGCCGATCGCGTGGTGGGAGTAATCGGGTGGAAGGTTATCTACGTCTGCTTGCGTGGATTGATGACGGGATGGCTCCTGGCGTCGTGGGTCTGTCTGTTCCGCCAATGCGAAACCCGCCGGGCGAACCAGGAGACCTGGATTCAGGCGGAGATTCAGTATTAGCGTGGCATGAATACAAGTCCTGGTAGGGACGCCGCGCTGCGGCGTCCGTTGTTTTCGGAAGACAGACGCGTGATATTTCCGCGCGGACGGCGCAGCGCGCCGTCCCTACCAAGTTGAGCAATGAATGCCGCCAAGATCACGCGCGACAGCAAGTCGAACTTGGCGCTCGCCTTTGTCGCGCTCGGCCGGGAGCGCCGGAACGACATCACCGTCTTCTACGCGTTCTGTCGCGTGATCGACGACATCGCAGACTCGCCCGAGACCACCGTGGAACAAAAGGCGGAGGAGCTGCGCGCCTGGCGAAAATGGATTCGGGAACCGACCGAGAACGAGCCGGCCCTCGCGGGCGATGTGCGGGGACTCTACCGGAAGTACGCGATCACGCCGCCGATGCTCGACGAGATCATCGATGGCGTGGAGATGGATCTGGGCGACGTCCGCTATCAAACGTTTGAGGAGCTGCGGCTCTACTGTTACCGCGTCGCGAGCGCCGTCGGCCTGGTGAGCATCGAGATTTTCGGCTATCGCAATCCTGCCTGCCGCAACTACGCGATCGAACTGGGGTTAGCTTTGCAGGTGACGAATATTATCCGCGACGTCGGCAAGGATTTGGAGAACGGCCGGATTTATCTGCCGCAGGCGGACCTGGCCCGCTTCGATTATTCCCAGACGGAT
This Chthoniobacterales bacterium DNA region includes the following protein-coding sequences:
- a CDS encoding type II toxin-antitoxin system RelE/ParE family toxin, which codes for MREIIFYETDFGEKPVEEFLTELEPSARAKVVRSLEMLRTLSVVPAKFWQKLSDQKLWEIRAEYGGNIYRVLASTAKGNKVILLHGFQKKSQKTPRQDMEIAQQRQRRYFQRHGYL
- the lepB gene encoding signal peptidase I; amino-acid sequence: MFTKSYIKHGRLLIRHADKLLRYRRDLLSESTSAEMKAQIERVRQALKKKNELLVKEESERLHALYTQHLPTPKDAAWRENVEVILVAIVVAIGIRSYFLQPFKIPTGSMQPTLNGIIGHPMTEPAPNILRQVAEFFVLGRNYINVVSAEEDRIEQITPQKFGFFFTFSRIKCERQNFLVYAPPDTLRQDFKLAPGNHYNKGDVIARGAIDTGDQVFVDKFSYNFMKPHRGNVFVFRTDQIFGIPADPETGEHSFYIKRLAGLPNDALRIDPPLLFVNGKVAEGFGFARVMSAKPPYRGYAPGRDYVSDPTKTYTVPEHRYFAMGDNSYNSYDSRWWGPVPEENLVGRGLFVYWPFNWHWGFIR
- a CDS encoding squalene/phytoene synthase family protein, which produces MNAAKITRDSKSNLALAFVALGRERRNDITVFYAFCRVIDDIADSPETTVEQKAEELRAWRKWIREPTENEPALAGDVRGLYRKYAITPPMLDEIIDGVEMDLGDVRYQTFEELRLYCYRVASAVGLVSIEIFGYRNPACRNYAIELGLALQVTNIIRDVGKDLENGRIYLPQADLARFDYSQTDLRTRNYNEAFVRLMEFESERAEDFFAKAAALLPREDRRSMVAAEIMASVYHALLRRMKRDGFRVFDKEYRLSKIEKSGRVAGQLLRLCLNARG